Proteins from a genomic interval of Cyprinus carpio isolate SPL01 chromosome A21, ASM1834038v1, whole genome shotgun sequence:
- the LOC109056741 gene encoding 28S ribosomal protein S2, mitochondrial isoform X2 — MEPYLFGSRLDVDIIDLEQTAEHLQQALNFTAHVAYRGGIILFVSRRRQFGHLIETTARECGEYAHTRYWKGGLLTNAPIQYSPGVRLPDLVIFFSTLNNVFQQHVGIRDAAKMNIPTVGIVDSNCNPSLIAYPVPGNDDTTVAMEMYCRLFKMTINRAKDKRRQMELLRGISASV; from the coding sequence ATGGAACCATATCTGTTTGGTTCTCGTCTGGATGTTGACATCATTGATCTGGAGCAGACAGCAGAACACCTCCAGCAGGCGCTGAACTTCACGGCTCACGTGGCGTACCGCGGCGGCATCATCCTATTCGTCAGCCGCAGGCGGCAGTTCGGTCACCTGATAGAGACGACGGCGCGAGAGTGCGGCGAATACGCTCACACGCGCTACTGGAAGGGCGGCCTGCTCACCAACGCCCCCATCCAGTACAGCCCCGGCGTCCGGCTGCCGGACCTCGTCATTTTCTTCTCCACGCTCAATAACGTCTTCCAGCAGCACGTCGGCATCCGAGACGCGGCCAAAATGAATATTCCCACGGTCGGGATTGTGGACTCTAATTGTAACCCCAGCCTCATCGCATACCCAGTGCCCGGCAACGATGACACTACTGTTGCCATGGAGATGTACTGCCGGCTGTTTAAAATGACCATTAATAGAGCAAAGGACAAGAGGAGGCAGATGGAGCTTCTTAGGGGTATTTCAGCCTCAGTATGA
- the LOC109056723 gene encoding divergent protein kinase domain 1B-like, translated as MPRSLRRLVHLVLFCPLSKGLQSRLPAVKVKYLLVAWFGILVASWVIYMQYSSYSELCRGHVCTMLICDHYRRGIISGSVCKSLCEEKTLSLQRCLSVTPTHQVYSAVWKEKAVLVKCGIEESMRGENGPDSLWHDNNLYDKPTRGTSMDEFRAMLHSFLKDSVGEQSSLGTLVNRVISLADVSGDGKVSLAEAKSVWALLQINEFVLMVALQDKEHAPHLLGFCGDLYVTEPVAHSALFRLEVPGWLQPVFPAVLSVTLNQWLAPAWPRRARITIGLLEFVEEVFHGVYGSFYICDASPRRVGYNEKYDFKMADLQSVASEATVKGFLRGRTCEANADCTYGRDCTATCDRLARQCNSEVVQPNLAKVCALLQDFLLFGAPSDLREDLEKQLRTCVTLSGLASQMEVHHSLVLNNLKTLLWKKISNTKYS; from the exons ATGCCGAGGAGTTTACGCAGGCTGGTTCACCTGGTGCTCTTCTGTCCCTTGTCTAAGGGTTTACAG TCCCGTTTACCTGCGGTTAAGGTCAAGTACCTGTTGGTGGCGTGGTTTGGGATTCTGGTGGCCAGCTGGGTGATCTATATGCAGTATTCCTCTTATTCAGAGCTCTGCAGAGGACACGTCTGTACCATGCTCATC tgTGATCACTATCGCAGAGGTATTATCTCTGGATCGGTTTGCAAGTCTCTCTGCGAGGAGAAAACTCTGTCTCTTCAGCGATGTCTTTCAGTGACACCAACGCACCAG GTATACAGTGCTGTGTGGAAGGAGAAAGCTGTATTGGTAAAGTGTGGGATTGAAGAGAGCATGAGAGGAGAAAACGGTCCTGACTCTCTATGGCATGACAACAACCTCTACGATAAACCCACCCGTGGAACATCCATGGATGAATTCAGAGCGATGCTGCATTCCTTTCTCAAG GACAGTGTTGGTGAGCAGTCATCTCTTGGCACACTTGTAAATCGTGTAATTTCTCTGGCGGATGTCAGTGGCGATGGCAAAGTTTCGTTAGCGGAAGCGAAATCCGTGTGGGCTTTGCTTCAGATCAATGAATTTGTTTTAATGGTGGCACTGCAAGATAAAGAACACGCTCCCCACTTGCTGGGATTCTGCGGAGACCTTTACGTGACTGAACCCGTAGCACACAGCGCCCTCTTCAGGTTGGAGGTGCCCGGTTGGCTGCAGCCAGTGTTTCCTGCGGTGCTGAGCGTCACTCTTAACCAGTGGCTCGCTCCTGCGTGGCCCCGTAGGGCTCGGATCACCATCGGCCTGCTAGAGTTCGTCGAAGAAGTATTCCATGGTGTATATGGAAGCTTCTACATATGTGATGCAAGCCCAAGACGGGTCGGCTACAATGAGAAATACGACTTTAAAATGGCAGACCTTCAAAGCGTAGCATCGGAGGCAACTGTCAAGGGGTTCCTACGAGGGAGGACTTGCGAGGCAAATGCTGATTGTACTTATGGGCGGGATTGTACCGCAACGTGTGACCGATTGGCAAGGCAGTGCAACTCGGAGGTGGTGCAGCCCAACTTGGCCAAGGTGTGCGCACTCCTGCAAGACTTCCTGCTTTTCGGAGCACCATCGGACCTGAGGGAGGACCTGGAGAAACAGTTACGCACCTGTGTGACTCTCAGTGGACTGGCCTCGCAGATGGAAGTGCATCATTCCCTTGTTTTGAACAACCTCAAAACGTTACTGTGGAAGAAGATCTCAAATACCAAGTATTCTTGA